Below is a window of Cheilinus undulatus linkage group 8, ASM1832078v1, whole genome shotgun sequence DNA.
CTTTTGATCACCTGATATCCAAGTAGGCCACTATTTCTCTCGTCTGGGACCTCCTCTGTGAAGCGTCTTTTCTGCGGTGGGTTGGCTGGTGCGGCTGGAGGTGGAGCTTTTGGCTGCGCTGCAGTTGATGGAGGAAACGGTACAGGAGGAAGAGTCTGTGGCAAAGGGAAAAGTATATGCCAGTGCTTTAGAAACGTCCCAAACAAGGATCATTACATTGtatattcttatttttgtctACCTGTGGCACAGTTCCTGGAGCAGCAGCTGGTGCAGGGGCCAAAGCTGGAGCAGAGACTGGAACTGGGGTGGGAGCAGTGGAGGGAGCAGGAGGGAGAGGGTACTGCGGGGGCACGCCTGCAGGTGTTGAAGGGGGTATAGGAGGTGGGACGGTGTAAGGTGGAGGGACAGGTTGTGGCTGAGGGGGAGGTACAGGCATGGGGTAGCCTGGCTGAAATCCGGCAGGGGGGTAGTAAGGAGGCTGTGGGGGCATCCCATTCACTACAGGAGGTTGTGCAAAGCCtgaaagaggaagaggggagAAAACTCTGTACTTCATAATATCAAAAGAATCTTTAACTGAGGAGcttttagctgttagctgttgtGAAAACACGGTTAATTGCCAGTAGAAGTTACACATCTTAACTGAGGAGGGAGCCAGCTAATTTGTACCTTGTTGTGATGGCATCATTGAGCTCATTTGATTGAGGAATCGGGAATACTCTGCATGGACCTGGAGACAAGAGACATTTAAGGAAATACTTTTAGTGGTTAAAGGAACTTTTAGTATTTTATCTACTAAACAACTTTGAACCATTCCATTTTTTCATGCTCAGAGAAAGTTTACATTTACTTAAAATCAAATTGTAATGGGCCATTAACATGaaggaagacaaaaaaagaagtgattAAATATACATCACAATAGACCACATCCTGAAGGAGAGACTCCAAGTATTAGTCATGTTTTCCCAACTCTACCTTGTGTTTAATCAGCTTCTAAGATATGAGTAATTGGGAATATATTTTCATATGTGTTGCATATCTGTGGGATATGTGCTTTGATCTGGGTGAGGGCTTATAACAGCTActcattgaaaataaatagatattgTAGCTGGGCACAGCACTATTAGAAATCCCGACCAGCAACATATGCTGGTCCATGGTCAAGCTTTTTCTCCAGCTGATGTTGGCAGTAAAGGCAAGGAAACCTGCTAAGTCTTTGTAGTTGAAGAGCATGTGATTAAGCTTGCAATACAGTCTACAGCTGCAACGGAAAAGCAAACACTTGGTCAAATTATTGTGGTCTATTGTTtcataaaacaggaaattactCACAGTCTGTAGCAGGTTCTCACACAAAGTTTTTGCTGCTGCAAGTCCTTCTGGTTTAGGAtgactggagagagagagaatgggcTGCATTTAGCTCTAGCCATCCAACAACTAACATCCAACAATGTTGCAATAGAAACCACTGATGGTAAAACATGTTAGTGCACATGGAATAATCAGTGATAAGAAAAGGTATTTCATCTTTCATCACATCCATGCCCACCTGATGTAGATGTACATGGGTTCAAAGGCCTCTCGTCCAGAGGCTGGCTCTAAACAGCCCGATCCTTTCCCTCTGAGGAAGACTTTTGCCCCAGTCTCAGCCTGGATGTGCTGCAGATACGAACAGCCAGGACCCTCCACCCGCTCTTTGACCACAAACCCTGGAATAGCATGCTCCAGCCCCACAAAGACTTTATCTTGTACATAGTGCATCTGAAAAAGGACAGACAGTGTAAGAGCATGAATGCAACTTCAAGCAGTACTGAAGACATTTAATAATACCTATAAGTCTCTCAAGCATTAATTTCAGGAATGTTCATGTAGATTtactaaatatatatatatatatccattGGCGCTGACAgagacttttttaaataaaatgaccTGATATTGTAAGGAAGGGTTAAACAAGATAAGCTTCCAGCTTCATTATAACCCTTTTGAATAACCATGTGTGTTTTCTAAATACCGACTGATACATTGACTGTGAAGAGCCTTTTGCTCTTCCTTGTGgaatttattacttttttttggGTCATGGTCAAAATGAATCATGATCAATCAACAAACCAATTTACCATAGTTGCAAAACTTGCCCATATTTTAACACAagtctttacactgaagcaaCTATTATCTTTTTGAAATGGCAAACACTATTTCCAAAATGTATGCACTGTAATTCATCACCATTATCAGCCCTACTACATCTTGTTATTCAAACTGTAGTAACAATTCTTTGAGAATGCAAGAAACAAGAAAGTTTACCCAGGCTTAAGCCTTGTTTATACAATCTACACCAtacctccctctctccctctctctctttatatatatatatatacacacacacacacacacacccacacacacacacacaaaagggTATGTATTAGTTACTTTAGACAGGATTTACTTGCCAATAAGCTAAACAGGTCAGGCATtaatatgctgtccttgtatcaCATGgggttttttgcagatttttaatgtttttaagacccactgatgctaaatttccaagactggaatattctaataaatacaCATTTGGCATGACtctttatggctttaaaatggcaacatgttcacaaaatctgatctgatctatTTTTTCACCTGGCCTGGGATTCGTGCATAGAGTCCAGAGAAGAGATGAGTGAGAAAATGAGggaggtagagagagagagagagagagagagaggaggatccTGCAGAGATTTATTCCAGACTGCTGCACTTACATACTACTCATGGAACTACAGACcctcacctactgagtgaaattttgactttaaagcaCGTCTGCATGTCCATTCTCTCGGAATCTCCCTGATATCTGGGCACGCGTCAAGAACGGGGCCATCTCTATGAGTAATTTTCATGCCTTTTAGCGCTGCTCCAAGACTAAACATGCCAACCTCTTATGCCATTAGGcagcctgtgtccaggttaagataaatgttcagttataaagaatctgatttgttgttatgagaggaatttttaccatttgacaAGACCTGGAGGTAAATATGCTAGAGGAGTTATTAACGATGTCCCGTTTAAAcgtaagtgatcaagaccataatttcacttcttgttgacataaaattaaatcgtATGTAAGTGGATATAGTTGATATTAGTTGGGCATCACACATTTTcataatgagggattaaatcagtaggcctgtagtcaaccaaagaataACTTTGTTGACCAAAATcgcacccaggcaccaaccaATCAATTGGTCCttcaggtaaaaataaataaaaagataattaaatcaaattaaaaagcaCCTCATTGGGGACAAGTCTACTCCATACAGGTTCCTTACTGCACCTGTTTGGTAGTCTTAATGTTcctaaaatgaacataacaCACCTTTTAAAGCATTAATGCACTTTTTCAGCTCATCActtcatacaaaaaaaataataattaattgAGAGACAATCAGCGTGCGCCTGCCTTTGATCATATGATCTCCATGATCCCAGCACAGTAACTCTTCAAactcatacagcctacaaaataaccttagatcatcatttttcattcatttataatgGTAACTGataacaggatcacttgatccagccTGCGTTGTGTCATTTATGAGCATAAAGCAGACTTCAATCAGCTTCAATCCCCAACAGGgatagaagtttggttttataaggcaaaaacctctgacattcATTAAGGCCTAAGGaaggaaacaggaaaactgAGATGCAGACGGGACCGGAGTCTATGAGAGAGCGAGGTGCAGCTGTGCACGGTGGTTACGGTCTCTAtcttaataaacaaataaaataaaacattttaaaaaatagacaaaataaatccttcttcttcagttttaaaaatcatgcggtctgtatcagcctctttttAGAAATCATGTTTGGGGTGAAGAAGCAGCTGCACTGCTGTAGGCTCTGCTCTGCGTCTTTTTACGATGTTCttccctgctctaaagagagaCCAATGTGCCGTATTTAACTCATcatatcatgcatcatattagGATCTTTCTTTTCTATATTATAGAAAGATtatgaaaaatgagtgaaaattggtATTTCAAACACATAAGTCagaaaatatttataattttttttttttaatgtccatCTTTTTCCCTAAACGTTTCACACCTGCTGGCGGGCTggaagtttgacacccctgctttagataTTACTCAGGAACTGGCAGTCATCCAGTGCTTCCTGGACCAGCGGTCTGTGCTATTTCAGCTTTTAGTAACATTTTAGGAAGGTGTATGTCTGCTACATGCCTAGGCTTTTGCATAAGATTCAGGGCTATGCAAATCTATGGAGTATGCTAAGGCGTTGCTTCAATGCAGAAGTATACATTTTGTGTTGCAGCTAAGAGATAAAAAACATCCCTTCAAAAACTTCATCTTAATCCTTACAAGTTTAAGGGCAACAAAGACAGCTAAGGTAGAATCATTCATATCAgaattatcaaacattttgtcaGTGTAGGACAACCCTTGTCTCTGTCAGACcaatgcaaaaacacaaagaagtaTCCGAATAACCTCCTTCAAACAGCACCTGGGCTGTGTCCAAGCaactttttaaagcatttaaaagaaGCAAGAAAAGTGCTTGAGACGATCAGACAGTGGAACAAATTGGAActaggggggaaaaaaacaaagacaagaaaaaaaaacctgtgaaGCTTGAAGTTCTATTAATTTTTGAGGGATATATTGAGATTTTCTACAGGATCATCTAAGGATACAAGgaataaaagacaaaagcatCTTACCCCAGACTGAAAGTGTGGTTTGTGGTGGGTCATGGGAGGCagtgagggaggagggggagtgtGTTGCTGGTAAACTGTGACTGATGCCGCACTCGGGGAAAAGGCTGAAGATGATGAAGCGGTTGCAGCTTTCACCACACCATTAGTTATGATTTCCTTGATTCTATTCACTGCCCCTTCAGGAGCATGAGATAGACAAGCAATTAAATGACATCATATATAGAGCAAACCTCTAAACTGAAGATTAGATTAGAAGATTATAAAGTACTGACTGTCTACGAGATCTCTGGTCTGTCCTTGGACATGCAGATACAGAGGACGATCTCTGTGTAGAAAAAGCAGAGGACCATGTTAATATAAAATAGTTCCATGATTGTTACAGAAAATGATATTTAAGACTAATTACCCTGGTAACGCTTTGCCCTTCTCTTCGGCTGTCATGTAACGGCCTCTGGTAGAAACCGCAGCACCACTCACTTTGCTGATCTGAAGACAAAATAAGTGCATGTCACTAAAACCTCTGAAAAACCATTAACAACCCGAACTCTTTGACACACTACTGACCTCATCCTGTGTTTGCCCTCGTGTCAGGAGGTTCCTACAGGTGATTGGTACATCATTGATTTCCACTTCAGCTACAACCAGATCATCTTTGGCCTTTGCTGGCACCTGAGGCTTTGCAACACCTACAATCTGAGGGAGAAGGGATGTGTTTTACATTATGGTAACAATGGGAAACTTTAGAGAGAAACCTAGATATGATAATGACAATGATCTCTGTGATATGATGGAAACTGAGCAAGGCACATGTTTTGATATCATAATAAATTTCATGATAAACCTATGTTTAAGAATAAAATTGATTATCCTGTCCATTACAGTTACGTTTCAACTAACTTGaagaattttaatttcaaatggTGAAGAGCTGAGACATTAAGACAAAGCGAATTTTTCCACCACAACACCCTTGCTGGGGGTTGTGCTTGGACACAGATGGAGCAAACTGTGAGCCTAAATTCTTTGGAAGACTCTGTGGGTGCATTGTTAAGCAGAATCCATTCCAGTGAGGCAAAGTGTCCATCAGGAAAGAAAGACTCAGTAGTCTTAAGTTTCAGAGGACTTTAAGGCATGCAGATCAGACACACaatttgacattattttaaaatatttttcttttttcaatttttatttttgctaaatATAGTTCCTTCAAGTCTTGTCAACTTTTATTAATatacttcattgaaaatgtcctgtgttttaaTGTTCTGATTTTAACTCTGTAAAGTACTTTGAACTGCTTTTTGTATAAATGAAGCCCCGTAAATAAACTTGCCTAGCCTGGGCTATCAAaacaaatttgtaaaaaaagacattaaagtaTCATAGATCTTAAAGAGTACTGCTTCAGTTTTCATCATGATTCTGTTTAAGTGCTACAGTTACAGATATCCAAATCATTCGCCAAAGGGGTAACTGGACTGGACTGAGGTTCTTGAAGACTTTCACCCCTCCTCCAAAAGACTTCTCCAGTTCTGCTTCTTCAGTTTCAAAATGCCTACAAGAACCTCAATCAAGTCCGGCTGCCCAACTGATGAAGATCTGGATAAAGACCTGGACAAATGAGAATCTAGGCAGACACATTTGGCCATCGATTTAATTTGACTCTCCATCTACCAACAACAGGGATTAAATTATCATCGATCTAATGCAAAAACATACTTAAACTGGGAGCTTTCATTGCATAAAAAGTCGCTTCTTGAGGATGTACGTTTACACCAAGTTAGACAGCCTGGTATCGGCGCTGTTTGCGCCTCTAAACAATATTCTGATAAAACCAGGAACCAGGAAATACTGTCATTACCTTATCAGGTGGTCCTGGGGTGCCTATCTGTGAGGGTTTTAGTTTGCCTTTTGCTACCAACATTGCATTGATCTTGGcggccacagcagcagcagcatccagAGCCCCGGTGGGGGCAGCTTCAGCCTCCCCCATCCCACCACAGCCAGATCCGGGCCCGGGCTGGTCCCATTTGCTGCGGCGGCTATCGAACAGGACAATGTAACgaaaagatgaaataaatgaataaacctttggttttatttgtaaaacGTTAGTGTGGGTTAGCTCACAATAAAATGACCCGTCTGACAATCGGTCACGGATCTAACATTAGAcctattttgttttattatgcaCATGCAAGTAAAGAAACAGCGTACCCCATGTAGTTCTGTGAAGTTTATTATAAAACGTAAAAAGGGTTGGTAACACGAGCCATTGCAGCACAACAACCGCCATGATTACATAAACTAGCTGGCGTTAGCGAGCTAGCTAACCGGCTAGCTGA
It encodes the following:
- the khdc4 gene encoding KH homology domain-containing protein 4 isoform X1, with amino-acid sequence MSYCGTQNGGRRSKWDQPGPGSGCGGMGEAEAAPTGALDAAAAVAAKINAMLVAKGKLKPSQIGTPGPPDKIVGVAKPQVPAKAKDDLVVAEVEINDVPITCRNLLTRGQTQDEISKVSGAAVSTRGRYMTAEEKGKALPGDRPLYLHVQGQTRDLVDRAVNRIKEIITNGVVKAATASSSSAFSPSAASVTVYQQHTPPPPSLPPMTHHKPHFQSGMHYVQDKVFVGLEHAIPGFVVKERVEGPGCSYLQHIQAETGAKVFLRGKGSGCLEPASGREAFEPMYIYISHPKPEGLAAAKTLCENLLQTVHAEYSRFLNQMSSMMPSQQGFAQPPVVNGMPPQPPYYPPAGFQPGYPMPVPPPQPQPVPPPYTVPPPIPPSTPAGVPPQYPLPPAPSTAPTPVPVSAPALAPAPAAAPGTVPQTLPPVPFPPSTAAQPKAPPPAAPANPPQKRRFTEEVPDERNSGLLGYQHGPIHMTNLGAGFPVGSPETTGPLPPSSSGPPSERDSRQLMPPPTLPVNGARPKTEEKRSPPGPVEPAVKRLKTGLVAYTGDSSDEEEDHSTSKASGPGNPGAAPPTSTSSGWTPGYRCPPPPPPRAKTQTQPQSMPFWMAP
- the khdc4 gene encoding KH homology domain-containing protein 4 isoform X2, with product MSYCGTQNGGRRSKWDQPGPGSGCGGMGEAEAAPTGALDAAAAVAAKINAMLVAKGKLKPSQIGTPGPPDKIVGVAKPQVPAKAKDDLVVAEVEINDVPITCRNLLTRGQTQDEISKVSGAAVSTRGRYMTAEEKGKALPGDRPLYLHVQGQTRDLVDRAVNRIKEIITNGVVKAATASSSSAFSPSAASVTVYQQHTPPPPSLPPMTHHKPHFQSGMHYVQDKVFVGLEHAIPGFVVKERVEGPGCSYLQHIQAETGAKVFLRGKGSGCLEPASGREAFEPMYIYISHPKPEGLAAAKTLCENLLQTVHAEYSRFLNQMSSMMPSQQGFAQPPVVNGMPPQPPYYPPAGFQPGYPMPVPPPQPQPVPPPYTVPPPIPPSTPAGVPPQYPLPPAPSTAPTPVPVSAPALAPAPAAAPGTVPQTLPPVPFPPSTAAQPKAPPPAAPANPPQKRRFTEEVPDERNSGLLGYQVQASQWAARRLQDPYLRVPLAHQVRGTVDS